TTCTATGTGCTGATCTCTATGCTTTTGCCCAGGTATCACCATGACTTGCTTACCTGTCCTCACTAATGTCTTCATTTGTCTTCATTGGAGCTTCCCAATGAGCTCTACCTGGACCACATGATGTTAAATTATGAACCCAAACCCAGTACTCATGCTCCCCCCTTTTTATGCATCCTTCATTCATAACATTTTTTACCTGCAAAAATCTCAGAATTTATTTCAGGCATAGAAACCCACCTTGCATAGAACTTTCATCCCAGTAAAgaaacaatgacattttaaaaataagtaaagctTATAGTATGTTAGAATGTTAAAACCtgctatggaaaaaaaaggagcaggaTGAGCTGAATCAGGAGTGCTGGAATGTAAACTCtacaaagggaaatttttttttaacatgtattcCTAGAATGTAGAAAATTGTATGGCTCACAACAGTCATGCAGTAAAGATTTTTGTGTGCATAATTGTAAAGtcatgcatttatatttttttcacattagaaGTGATATCTCTGGGGGAAATACAACACACATTTTCCCAGATTACAATTAATCTGGTAGCTGTAGACTGTTTTTGACACAAAAATCCAATTATTGGGGGGAAAATCAGTATTCCTAGAATGAGGAAATATGCTAATTGAATTGTTCCTCTCTGCTTCCCTACTGtaacaaaaacaatcaaattaaatttatttaagtttCAGCAAATCATCAAAGATACTTTATTAAGATACTGCACTGGAAAGATAAGCATTCTGAACTTTACTAAGACTAAATATTAGAAACTTACTGCTTATAGCTCTTGAAGAGaaggagccaagacatggaagcaacctaaatgtccgtcaatTGAGGATTGAATAAAGAActcatggtacatatatatatatacaatggaatattactcagacaaaaatcagaataaaataatgtcatttgcagcaacatggatggatacaGACATTgtcatattaagtaaagtaatccagacagagaaaggcaaatatcatatgatatcacttatatgtggaatctaaaaaaaaagatacaaatgaacatatgtgcaaaacagaaatacaatcacagacataaaaaaatttatgtttactaaattggaaagaaggaaggacattgggagtttggaattaacaggtacacactgctatatataaaatacatacctaACAAGGACCAtttgtatagcataggaaaatatactcaatattttgtgataacatataagggaaaagaatctgaaaaaaatgtatacaaatgaatcacttttctatatactggaaattaacacagcattgtaagtcaactacagataaataatattctcaaaatgtggtgtatatatacaatggaatactactcttccatataaaaggacaaaataatgccatttgcagcaatgtgcatggaactagagattcatactgaatgaaataagtcagaaagagaatgacaaataccatatgatatcacatatctagaatctaaaatatagcacaaatgaactttccacagaaaagaaaattatggacttggagaatagacttgtggttgccaagggggaggaggagggagtgggagaaatTGGGAGCTTGTGGGTAAAGATGCAGACTATTGAATTTGGaacagattagcaatgagatcctgctgtgtagcactgggaactatgtgtagtcacttataatggagtaTGAttatgtgagagaaaagaatctatacatgtatgtgtaactgggtcacaaggctgtacagtagaaaattggcagaacactgtaagccagttataatggaagaaaaaatcattgtataaaaaaattaaaaaaccatttCTCAAGAATAGATGACTATAATAAaactacatatatacacatatatacatttcaaaaaagctaaaaaaatccaaacataatAACATAactcatccagaaaaaaaatttaaacatatctacatatacacacagagaagTATGGTGATTTGAAGACCACAAGTTGAATGTGTATTGTGGGTAATATGTATTTAGGgttatgaaagaataaatggagaagaaataGGACTAAAAGGAAAGGGATTGATCCATAACATAATGACCTTTTAAAAGACAGTTAGAAAATTTCTAGAGACATGGGTGACCAACACACaaacttttaaacatttctgACAAGGTCAGTGAGAGAAATAAGAACATGGTTATGTGATTCTCATTTGGCTAAAAGTTTACTGTCTCTGTAAAGTATCCCCATAGCCAAAgtcatgtctctgtttctcaggctatagatgaaagggttcagcatgggggtgaccactgtgtacatcatGGAAGCAATGATGTCTTTGTCATGGGACTGGCCTGATGAGGAGGAAATGTACACTGCCATTATTGTCCCATAGAATAGAgacaccacagagaggtgggagccacaggtggacaaggctttgcagaGCCCTTTAGTAGAGGGGACCCTCAGGATGGAAACCCCAATGTGGCCATAAGAGACCAGGATGCCACACAATGGAAGAAAGACAACTGCAGCCCCTGCAGTGAATATGATAAGCTCATTGAGAGAGGTATATGAGCAGGACAGCTTCAGCAGGGCAGCAagatcacagaagaagtgggggatgaTGTTGTCAGCACAGAAGGACAGTTGAACCAGGAGAAAGGTGTGGGTCAGGACATTGGCACAGGAGAGGAGACAGGATCCAGCCAACAGACATATGCACAACTCCTTCCTCATGATGATGGTATAGTGTAGAGGgtgacaaatggccacatacctgtcataggccatcactgaaAGAATAAGGTTATCAATgcaagcaaaaaatataaaaaaatacatttgtgttaCACACCCTGCATAGGAGATGGATTGATCCTGAGTCTGCATGTTGATCAGCATTTTAGGGACAGTGACTGATGAAAAGGAGACATCCGTgagggccaagtggctgaggaaaaagtacatgggggtgtggaggcgagggtccagcctgatgagcaggatgatgagcaggttccccagcactgtggtcaggtacatgcccaggaaaagggcaaaaaacataccctgctgctctggccagatggggagccccaggaggaggaactcagACACGTTGCTCTGGTTCTCTCTCCTCATGgtgcttttctctcttctgggAATGAAGAATGCTTGAAAATATTAAGTTCTCTGATTAATCAATTTtagcagtcagaaaaaaaatatatatatgttttcttttggaaagttGGAAACAATCTGTTTCTCATATATTCCTTAAACAGTTAACACgtaaatgatttagaaaaattatcaatgagtctccttttcttggttcagtgacaaaatagaatttttgcatctgtgttgctgagTACTAGTGCATGGAAATGATGTCTTAGCCTGGTTTTGCCCCAAGAATGTTTAGTTGTTCAAATTCCAAATCATCAACCGCTGCACAGAAACTTGTAGAAAATGTGAACTCAACATCCACTGTTACATTTCAGATGGGAGGCagacttttcaaagaaaagaatgcaaaatatggtattgtattttttaaagaacactcATTGATATACATacactttgttgtttttaattcagAGAGGGTCCTTAAGAAACTTGAAATTATGCTAACCCATTCTCCCTACTGCAGACAAagagggattttaaaaaatattcctctttTAAAAGACTAAACAACTTTTCCTATTTAAAAGCGCTCAAATTATTCCCACTGACATCACAATGAAGTTTAAGGCCTTAATATGGCTTATAGACCCTGAGCAGACTGTGTCTCTGCTACTTTTCCAATCTTTTCCTCCACCACCACTGCACCAACTTTTGCTTATGTCTCCATTCCAACTTCCCTGGAAAAGTACCTTTCCATTTGATATTGTTTAGATGCCCTCCCCTTTGGTGTCTGTAGTTTCCCTGAGATGCTATGTCATGTTGGGAAAGCAAAGACCAATATGCCTCCCAGCAAATATTTTATGGGAATTTATTTATGGCTTATTTTCTACTGTTGACACATCGAAGGTTAAATGATAACAACATCTTAAACTATCTATTCAAAgtgtatttttaatacatttccttTCCTCCGTATGCCACATAATAAACCCCATAACATTAACAAACTATGattaaaaatgccaaaataaGTGAGATTTAGCTGTATCCCAAGTTTTCATGTCCCTATCAGGTGATCCTGCCATTTTTTAAACACTTGCTGGTTAGTTATATTAAACAGAAGTAATGACCCATgaagatgtccatgtcctaatgCACAGAACATGTGGATCTGGTCTGGTACCTGGCAAGGGAGAATTAAGGTGCAGGTGGAATTAAGGTGCAAATTAACTGAATTAAATATGAATTATCCTAGATTATCTGTGTGAACCTCAGGTAATCACAGGCATCCCTAATTGTAGTAGAAAGAAGAAGAGTCAATTAGAGAGAGATTTTATGAAGTTATATTCCTGGCAtagaagatggagaaaagggacacAAACATTGAATTCAGGCTACCTCAGGTggtctctagaagctggaaaaggaacAGAGACAATCCACCTTGAGAGGATTCAgaggaaatactaaaaaaaaagaattctgacctccagaagtgtaagataaataaatttgtgggttttttaaaccCTTAtatttgcagtaatttgttaGACCAGCAATAAAAACTGATATGCCAGTAATAGGAAGATTTCAGGTATATTAAAATAATCTGGTTATTTGGGCACCAGTGAGCAGCAAAATCCTCGTGTCCATCCCCAAATTACACCTTGCATACAACAAAAAAATATGGCTTGGCTGAGCTAACTCCTACctaaaatggaaggaaatgagGATATTATCTCATTAGAAGTGTTTGCCATTGATCATAAATGTGACTCAAAAACAACCTCTCTTCTATATTCAGTAACTGGAATATGTAAGGATCTAAAGCAAGTGAAATTCCTCCTGAAAATATTTGCTTCCCTGTGTctctattttatctctttttttctttttttctctttttcgttTATCCCTTCTCTTTGTCAttccttctctcattttctccttcctcctctcttagTTCTCATTCTCTCTGCCACTACATCTTCATTCTTTGTCACTCCATGTCTTGAAATCTGCTCCCCAccctctctcattttctctggattttgtattctctcttctcttccatgtcAAATTCAGCTTTCTTACATTTCCTCTTCTAGACTCACATATAAGCCCATATGTTGCTGAGAAACAATGTCCCATTCCATCCCCAATACTGACCTTGTTTGCATTTATGTTCCAGTGTGTGGTGGGTAAATATTCCCTGAGTTTTCTTTAAGGGACCTGAATTTTAGCTTCCAAGGTCCGCAACATCTCTtgatcatcaaaaagaaaagcaacaagcGCAGACTCTCCAGATTCTCACTCCTGTCTACCACCCCAGATCTATGAATTGAGGATTATGAGTAGACAAGGAGAAAGCCCAAGGGGGCAGGGGATAGAACTTGT
The Sus scrofa isolate TJ Tabasco breed Duroc chromosome 1, Sscrofa11.1, whole genome shotgun sequence DNA segment above includes these coding regions:
- the LOC110257108 gene encoding olfactory receptor 1J4-like, translating into MRRENQSNVSEFLLLGLPIWPEQQGMFFALFLGMYLTTVLGNLLIILLIRLDPRLHTPMYFFLSHLALTDVSFSSVTVPKMLINMQTQDQSISYAGCVTQMYFFIFFACIDNLILSVMAYDRYVAICHPLHYTIIMRKELCICLLAGSCLLSCANVLTHTFLLVQLSFCADNIIPHFFCDLAALLKLSCSYTSLNELIIFTAGAAVVFLPLCGILVSYGHIGVSILRVPSTKGLCKALSTCGSHLSVVSLFYGTIMAVYISSSSGQSHDKDIIASMMYTVVTPMLNPFIYSLRNRDMTLAMGILYRDSKLLAK